DNA sequence from the Entomomonas asaccharolytica genome:
AATGACTTTCAACTGTTACACAAGGTGCATTAATACCAACCTGCGCTCTACTATAGGTAATGGCCAGCGTCATTAGTATTCCTTTTTGCTATATTGATTATTTTTATTATAGCCGAGAATATCTATAATTTTTTTGATTAGAGAACACTCTTATATTAAATGTTCAACCTCTATTTTTTGTTTCCAATGAGACTGTAAGTATTCAATAATAAACTCTCGATGACAATGATCTGGCTTTTCTTCACCACATAATAAGCAACTTTGATCCACTAGCTTTTTATCTAAATGCTTTTCAATTTGCCTTTCTTGCATTAATTTAAGAAACTCATCACGAAACTGTTGCCAGTTGTGCTCTTTATGACGATAGGGCGTTAAAACTTGTTCAGTAGGTGCTAACTCTAACAAGTGCAAATAATCAACGTGACATAACTCTTTAAGAAAATATTTAAGATCATCTTGCTTAGCAAAACTTGATAACTGCGAGGTATTATTCAGTCTTACATCTATTACTCTTTTAGTACCTGAGTTTTTAATGAGATTAAAAAATTCTTCAGCAGATTTTTTAGTAAATCCTATAGTAAAGACTTTCATCAATAATCTCCCGTTAAATACTAATTAAATTATCAAAGGAAGTATGATTACTTATACCCCTTATCGAACTCTAGACAACCTAAGTCTGATAATAGTTTCGGTAGGTGTTTTTAGATAAGTAAGCAAATACTCCTAGCAATAACTTACTAGGAGTATTTCTTTTTAGAAACTATAACGGTAACCAACATCTAATTGTTTTTTATCAAAACGATTGCCTTTGGCATAGTCAAACTCAGCATAAATATTATGTTGTTTATTAATGCTTATATTTACGCCTACACCATTGTCAAACCAGCTAGAACGGAAAGAATGACCTTGTTTGCGACCATCATTAAACTTGTAAGTAGCACTACCACTCATTTCTCTCACAATGCCTGATTTTAAGTAGATATTAATTGGATTTTCACCTTGTGCTTGATAACCAATTACACCACCAACACGCCCCAATGTACTGTTGTAATGACTAAGACCAACTTTTAAGCCATTGCTAGCGTGAACAGTATCTCCATCTTGGTAACCGTAGCTTAACTGAGCTTGTGGTTCAATATAGAAACCTGTGTTTCTCTCTCCTAACCAAAAACGCTTTCCTACCTCAGTAGATAAGCTTACTCCGCTTGTCTTACCAGTCCCTTTTATACCAGTACCTGCAGTATCTTTTACACTAAAATGATTTCTCATATTGTTGTATTTCAAGACTGTATCAACGTATAAACCATTATCTAAAAAGTAGGTAGCATATAAACCTGCAATATAGTTTTTACCATCACCATCTCCTCCCCTATAATTTGGATTGGTTTTGCTAAAGCCAGCCATTGCGCCAATAACTAAATTACCATTTGCTACATCTAGCTGTTTATCAATACCTGCTTGAGTACCCATATAACTCATATCAAAGCCAGCTAGTGCATTACCAGAAAATGAAGATAACTTACCAGCAAAACTTTTTAACCAGAAACCACCTGTTTTTACACCTATCGCGTCATTATTCCGTAGATCACCTAGACGTTGTAATAACGTTTGATTTTCAATGTAATTAGTTAAATAACCTATATTTAAAAAGCTACTTGCTGCCTGTGCAGTGGTCGTTAAAGAACGCAGTCCTGTTGAATATAACTCCATATTATTAGTGGCCGAAGGTGAGGCTCTTAAACCATATTCATAAGCCCCTAATTCAACCTTATTAGCTAAGCTAAAATTCGCCTGATTTGAACCTGTATGAACAACAGTCAAAGTTTCAGTACCATCTGTAGCAGCCGAACCATTATTAACTACATTTAACCGATGATTACCTGACGCTGTACCGTTCACTACAATTAAATCACCTGTTTGCCCCACAATATCAGTATGAATATTAAATAGACCATTACCTTGCAAACTATCTGTAGTTAAGGTTGTAAAGTTACTATTGGTAAAATTAACGGTTGAATTATTGAGTGTTAAACTTGTAACAGCAGAATTATCTATCATATTCCAAGTGCTACCTGTCATCGATAAATTAACTTTTGCGCTGGTAGATGTGTTTATTAAAGAGGTTCCTGTTAGCACAGAACCCGTGTCCATATTAAGATCTATTAATGAGCCATTGCCTGAGGCTGCAATATTGCCTTTGATATTCGCTTTACCCGTTAGTGTGATATTTGAGTTTGCATCTTGGGTATAAAAGGCTGACTGACTATTTGAGGCAGCAACAATATTAGTTTCTCCTGTTAAATTAACCCTGCCACCATTTTGTGCCACCACAGCCAGTGTACTGCCTTCTGACATTTTAAGTGAAATATTTTCGCCGTTAATAACGCCACGATTTACTGCACGCATACCCATAGCTAATGCACCACCAGAGTTAACAGTAATATCTGTATTGGCTAAATTAACTAATCCTCCATTACCTTCTGCCTGCGCACCAATCTGTCCATGTGTAGTAATACTATTTCGATCTGCCACATCACCTTTAAAGTTAACCGTTCCTAAATAGCCAACTACACCAATTGCTTGTTGTGTAATAACATGACTTCCTGCTCCAACATCTATCACTCCACTATTTTGTGCATATAAACCATGCGCCAGTGACCCTGTGGTCTCTACAGTTAGTTTATCAGCTTTAAAATGAGCTCCATTTGATACCGCCCAGACCCCTGCATTATAATTGCCTGTTGTTGTAATAGAGCTATTTGAACCAACATCAACCTTACCACCATTTTGAACATTAACACCATATGCATTATTGCTGGCTATTGTTAACTGATTCGCTGTAACTGAAGCTGTACCACTTGAACCAGTAACGTAGAGAGCGCTATTACCATTTCCTACACCGTTTATATTGATTGTAGAGTTATTACCTAAATTTAATGATCCTCCCTCTACAGCTACAGCGTCCCATTCATTCTTAACAATTCCTGAATTAATTGTTATACCATCCGCTGTAACGGTACTGCCACCTTTGAGTTCTATTGCTCTACCATTATTTTGAATATTTATCTGGCCACCCTTGCCTAAATCTACATTACTTTGAGCCGATACAGCTATTCCAGTAGCGTAATACTGATTATTGATATTTATATTTAAATTATCTGCAACAACAGTTGTTTTGTTACCCACTTGTAAACCTACTACAGATGTTGAACTTCCTTGAGTAACGTTAATTTCTGTACCAGAACCAAGATTATTGGTATTAGTATTTGCTAAATTAATACCAATACCACCAGGGCTTGCATTTCCTGACTTAATATCAATGGTAGCCGCTCCATTGATAGTCACTTTTTCGCCTATAGTAGTACTATTTATACCTACTGCTCTACTGATTGGAGTAGCTTGGCTAGTATCAACTTTTATACTATCACCATCATTTAACACAACATTACCAGTTAACGCTCCATACTCTACTGCTAATGATGTAGTTCCATATACTCCTGAAAGAACACCTATAGTTAACACGAAGATTTTTTGTTTTTGTTTAATCTTAATGTACTGCATAACTAATTTCCTATATATCCTACTGCAAAACTACTAACACGAAGGTTAATAACGAAAAAAATCTGAAAGGCAACAACAAAATAGTTACCAATCAGATTACTTTTTTTTAAAAAATACTATGTTATACATGTTATCTTAAATAAATATTAATTATGTCTATCATCACCTATATATTTTTAGAAAGACAACTACATCACATTTTATTTAAGACATTCTACAGTCAACTGCGACAAGCCAGACAGGGTAAACAGCCATTACAGAAATATGGGGAATATATACAGAAATGGATAAGTTTTTTTAAGCATTGCAAGCAATAGTCATGAAGTTTACACATCACTTCGTCACCTAATTAAATCTTCCTTTGGCCTTTACTATACAGCCGATATTTTTTTAGCAGATATGACTTTGAATTTGCAAACTACCTCAACAAACGAGACCAACTTCGTTCACAATATATTAGTTGACACGTGAAGAAATTAACTTAATTTTTTCTGACAAAAATAGTTATTTTAAGAATATAAGTATACCAAGTTAAAAATTATTATATATATTCAGCTAAATTTAATAATTAATTACTATTGTGCAACATAACCACCATCTACCAGAATAGCTGCACCATTTACAAATGAAGCCTCATCGCTAGCTAAAAAAGATACCACATTGGCTACTTCCTCAGGCTTACCTAAACGACCAATAGGATGTAGTTTTTCTAGCGATTTTTTACCTTCTTCGCCAATATGATCTAACAGTGGGGTATTAATATAACCAGGACATACTGCATTAACACGAATCCCTCTAGCGGCATAATCAATTGCCAACGTTTGGGTTAATAATTTTACGCCCCCTTTAGAAGCAGCATAAGCGGTTACACTATGTTTACCTACCCAACTATGAATAGAACCACAATTTACAATAACCCCTTGTTTATTATTTTTTAACCAATACTCAATAGCATATTTATCTAACAGATAAACCGCTGTTAAATTAATATCAATAGTTCTTTGCCATTTATCAAAAGGTAGCTGGTCAATTGGCGCATCATCACCTATTCCTGCATTAGCAAATACAATATCTAAGCCACCTAGTTGTTTTACTGTATTTTCAATCAGTGCTTTATTTTGTTCTTCACTGGAAACATTTATTTTATAAAAGGCTGCTTTATGGCCTACTTTAGTTAATTCATCAGCTAACGCTTGGCCTTTATCGCTTAAATCAGCGATCATTACACTGGCTCCATTGGCACAAAACTTTCTAACCGTAGCAGCACCAATACCGCTTGCACCACCCGTTACTATGGCTACTTTATTTTTAAAAATCATTTTTTTGCTCCTTTTTTATAATTTGTTTTAATTAGAGCATATTAATAAACAAAAGTTTAAGACAAAAATAAAGCAGGTTTTTTGGCCTGCTTTATTCTGCTTACTATTCAGATAGATAACTAGATATTATCGTACCAATCCATGCCTTCTTTAACCACTAAGATATCTTCCATAATTAGATAGCGTAGATCAGAGCCGTAGAACATATTTAAGGCATCGGTTGGAGAGCAAACCATTGGTTCACCACGGCGGTTAAGGGAAGTATTGAGTACTACACCGTTACCTGTTAGTTTTTCTAGCTCTTTCATCATATCGTAATAACGAGGGTTAAATTCACGCTTTAATGCTTGGGCACGGGAAGTACCATCTTCATGTACTACTTCAGGCACGCGGGTTTTCCATTCTTCATTAACTTCAAAGGTAAAAGTCATAAAGGGTGCTGGATGGTCGATTTTAAACATTTGTGGTGCTACGGTATCGAGCATCGATGGGCAGAAGGGGCGCCATCTTTCACGAAATTTAATTTGTTCGTTAATTTTATCTGCCACACCTGCTACGCTTGGGCAACCTAAGATTGAGCGAGCACCTAAGGCACGAGGGCCAAACTCCATTCGACCTTGCATCCATGATACAGGATTACCATCCGCTAAAATTTTAGCGATACGTTCACAAACATTATCAATTTTTTTCCACACAGGTTTATTAGGGTGCGCCGCACAAGCTGCAATGACTTCTTCATTGCTATAGGATGGGCCTAGATAAACATGTTCCATTTTTTCTACAGGCTTACCCATTTGGGTAGAAACATAAGCCGCCGCACCTACTGCAGTACCAGCATCACTGGAAGCAGGTTGCACAAATAGTTCTTTTACTTCAGGACGTTCAATAATCTTTTGGTTAAGTTTTACATTAAGCGCACAACCACCAGCAAAAGCAATTTTACCTGTTTCTTTAATAATATCCCCAAGGTAGTAGTCCATCATTTCTAGGGATATTTTTTCAAATAAGGCTTGGATACTTGCTGCATAATGTACATAGGGGTCATCTGCAATATCGCCTTCACGCTTAGGACCAAGCCATTCAATTAGTTTTGGTGAAAAGTAGTAGCCTTTGCCCTTTTCTTTATAGCGACGGAAACCAATCACATTAGCGTAATCAGTATTAATGGTTAATTCACCATTTTCAAACTTAGCTAAACGGGAGAAGTCGTATTTAGTAGCGTCGCCATAGGGGGCCATACCCATTACTTTAAACTCACCATCGAGCATATCAAAGCCTAGATATTCAGTAAGCGCACCGTATAGACCACCTAGTGAGTCTGGATCATAAAACTCTTTAATTTTATGGATTTTGCCATTTTCGCCATAACCGAAGAAGGTGGTGGCGTATTCGCCTTTACCATCAATCCCTAAAATAGCGGTTTTTTCTTGAAAGCCTGAGCAATGGTAAGCACTGGAAGCATGAGCCAAATGATGCTCTACTGGTTGTATTTTAGTTTTTTTAAGATCAAACCCTAATTGCACTAAACACCATTGTATATGCTTGTAATATCGGCGATAACGGCGATTACCATTTAAAATGGCATCTAAGGCACGGTCTGGTGCATACCAATAGCGTTTGGCATAGTGCCAACGGGCTTTATCAAAGATACTGATAGGTGCAAAAGGGATAGCAACCACATCCACATCAGCGGGGGTAATGCCTGCTTGATCTAAACAAAATTTAGCCGACTCATAAGGCATACGACCTTTTGCATGTTTATCACGAACAAAACGTTCTTCTTCTACGGCGGCTACTAACTTACCATCAATATAAAGTGCTGCAGAAGGGTCATGGTTTACCGCCCCAGATAGGCCAAGAACTGTTAATGCCACCGTATTACCTCATTATCTCAATTTATCTCAATAACGTTATTTATTGGCAACTGCCACTTTATCTTTTACAGGCAGATTTTTGGTATTACCACTGTCTAAATAACGCATTAATAATGCATATTCTAATTCAACTGCTTCAGGAATAGGTATATACATAATATGCCCATCACCTGGTGCTACTTCTACTGCTTCACCTTTGGTATTTTCCATTTGCTCTAAGGTAAAGTGTAGATTACCTTGTGGGGTCATCATTTCTACTTTATCGCCTATTGCAAAGCGATTTTTTACATAAACTTCAGCTAGATTACCGCGACGTGCACCGGTAAATTCACCCACAAACTGTTGGTTTTCTGAAACCGAAGTACCACGTTCATAGTTTTGGTACTCATCATGTACATGGCGACGTAAAAAGCCTTCGGTATAACCACGATGAGCCAATGACTCTAAAGTATCCATTAGTGACTTATCAAAAGGACGACCAGCCTCAGCATCATCAATGGCTTTACGATACACCTGTGCAGTACGGGCGCAGTAAT
Encoded proteins:
- a CDS encoding DUF488 domain-containing protein, which translates into the protein MKVFTIGFTKKSAEEFFNLIKNSGTKRVIDVRLNNTSQLSSFAKQDDLKYFLKELCHVDYLHLLELAPTEQVLTPYRHKEHNWQQFRDEFLKLMQERQIEKHLDKKLVDQSCLLCGEEKPDHCHREFIIEYLQSHWKQKIEVEHLI
- a CDS encoding autotransporter outer membrane beta-barrel domain-containing protein — its product is MQYIKIKQKQKIFVLTIGVLSGVYGTTSLAVEYGALTGNVVLNDGDSIKVDTSQATPISRAVGINSTTIGEKVTINGAATIDIKSGNASPGGIGINLANTNTNNLGSGTEINVTQGSSTSVVGLQVGNKTTVVADNLNININNQYYATGIAVSAQSNVDLGKGGQINIQNNGRAIELKGGSTVTADGITINSGIVKNEWDAVAVEGGSLNLGNNSTININGVGNGNSALYVTGSSGTASVTANQLTIASNNAYGVNVQNGGKVDVGSNSSITTTGNYNAGVWAVSNGAHFKADKLTVETTGSLAHGLYAQNSGVIDVGAGSHVITQQAIGVVGYLGTVNFKGDVADRNSITTHGQIGAQAEGNGGLVNLANTDITVNSGGALAMGMRAVNRGVINGENISLKMSEGSTLAVVAQNGGRVNLTGETNIVAASNSQSAFYTQDANSNITLTGKANIKGNIAASGNGSLIDLNMDTGSVLTGTSLINTSTSAKVNLSMTGSTWNMIDNSAVTSLTLNNSTVNFTNSNFTTLTTDSLQGNGLFNIHTDIVGQTGDLIVVNGTASGNHRLNVVNNGSAATDGTETLTVVHTGSNQANFSLANKVELGAYEYGLRASPSATNNMELYSTGLRSLTTTAQAASSFLNIGYLTNYIENQTLLQRLGDLRNNDAIGVKTGGFWLKSFAGKLSSFSGNALAGFDMSYMGTQAGIDKQLDVANGNLVIGAMAGFSKTNPNYRGGDGDGKNYIAGLYATYFLDNGLYVDTVLKYNNMRNHFSVKDTAGTGIKGTGKTSGVSLSTEVGKRFWLGERNTGFYIEPQAQLSYGYQDGDTVHASNGLKVGLSHYNSTLGRVGGVIGYQAQGENPINIYLKSGIVREMSGSATYKFNDGRKQGHSFRSSWFDNGVGVNISINKQHNIYAEFDYAKGNRFDKKQLDVGYRYSF
- a CDS encoding SDR family NAD(P)-dependent oxidoreductase, with translation MIFKNKVAIVTGGASGIGAATVRKFCANGASVMIADLSDKGQALADELTKVGHKAAFYKINVSSEEQNKALIENTVKQLGGLDIVFANAGIGDDAPIDQLPFDKWQRTIDINLTAVYLLDKYAIEYWLKNNKQGVIVNCGSIHSWVGKHSVTAYAASKGGVKLLTQTLAIDYAARGIRVNAVCPGYINTPLLDHIGEEGKKSLEKLHPIGRLGKPEEVANVVSFLASDEASFVNGAAILVDGGYVAQ
- a CDS encoding carbamoyltransferase family protein; the protein is MALTVLGLSGAVNHDPSAALYIDGKLVAAVEEERFVRDKHAKGRMPYESAKFCLDQAGITPADVDVVAIPFAPISIFDKARWHYAKRYWYAPDRALDAILNGNRRYRRYYKHIQWCLVQLGFDLKKTKIQPVEHHLAHASSAYHCSGFQEKTAILGIDGKGEYATTFFGYGENGKIHKIKEFYDPDSLGGLYGALTEYLGFDMLDGEFKVMGMAPYGDATKYDFSRLAKFENGELTINTDYANVIGFRRYKEKGKGYYFSPKLIEWLGPKREGDIADDPYVHYAASIQALFEKISLEMMDYYLGDIIKETGKIAFAGGCALNVKLNQKIIERPEVKELFVQPASSDAGTAVGAAAYVSTQMGKPVEKMEHVYLGPSYSNEEVIAACAAHPNKPVWKKIDNVCERIAKILADGNPVSWMQGRMEFGPRALGARSILGCPSVAGVADKINEQIKFRERWRPFCPSMLDTVAPQMFKIDHPAPFMTFTFEVNEEWKTRVPEVVHEDGTSRAQALKREFNPRYYDMMKELEKLTGNGVVLNTSLNRRGEPMVCSPTDALNMFYGSDLRYLIMEDILVVKEGMDWYDNI